From the Pectobacterium carotovorum genome, one window contains:
- a CDS encoding phage tail length tape measure family protein — translation MSQPVGDLVVTLDADAASFDEKVERSKTQLGSFGNSANTAAKVTADMAAKQEAALQSLLEKIDPNIKAINRLDEQYTQLISHFVERRIDGDQFVKFSNTINNTREELLKSAAVAANDMPAALSKQAIAAQKAGISVGQYRAAMQMLPAQMTDIVTQLAGGQNPFLIMIQQGGQIKDSFGGLRGTFYALSSIINPAYLGVAAFAGAVGYLGYEVYQSHQQTETFNQSIAKTGNISGQTANGLKGLTDQIAKNIDVSKSAAAAAVAQSNGLGLSVEQIKLVSETALSMSKTTGQSVEELVKQLGKIPQDPLKSFIDINQQYNFANLALYEQVKQMIELGDKTGATKLILDSLKDSQQQFSDKTKGTMEEISGFWDGLIEKLKTTQFWYDKVAQNATTVKLPEVQFGTGSAVFDRINQQMNGGKVDVNPSRTMAENWQNIESNASGLLGFVNEVNAKTRQFNKDQVDANQKADEFLKSARTHAEIRNDLEKNYKRQLDAGYISQEKYNKLISAVNEKYKDPKQRDAKTPAGDRVEENAQAELLALQTQLRVLQQHTGINDTISQQRKELWQAESKFSVLEEASQSRKLTKQEQSLLANKGQIIALAEQKAILGDQITAQERLNKLQDTATKYATQMAEKTSAMKAGAGLSDRQAQRQMEEAQLRQGWLNKGGNLNDQGFKTELEAQRNYYAEQDAMREDWISGAKKSLANYAEEATNYSRMASEATTSILDGSVDAISGGVMDILDNTKTVSEGVKSIFSGIGEAIIQTLIRMGAQWLVYQAVQLAVGKAGQAAASSGLTANAQAMALQAQLAAYASTAAIPIVGPGLAPIAMATAAGVTEPLVAAIAAVSLAGMAHSGIDSVPSTGTWLLQKGERVVTSQTSAKLDQTLDQVKKSSEDTRASIIAGGLTQNINVNGNPDDRTMALLENAVARGAERGYQKVANHLASGQGQVSKALGGGWATGRRKR, via the coding sequence ATGAGCCAACCAGTGGGTGATTTAGTTGTAACGCTGGATGCCGATGCAGCTTCCTTCGATGAGAAGGTTGAACGCTCTAAAACCCAGCTGGGTTCGTTCGGTAATTCCGCAAACACTGCGGCGAAAGTTACTGCTGATATGGCTGCAAAACAAGAGGCTGCGCTCCAGTCATTGTTGGAGAAAATTGATCCAAATATCAAGGCCATTAATCGTCTGGATGAACAGTACACCCAGCTTATCTCGCATTTTGTTGAACGTCGGATTGATGGTGATCAATTCGTGAAGTTCAGTAACACCATCAACAATACCAGAGAGGAATTATTAAAATCTGCTGCGGTTGCGGCAAATGACATGCCAGCCGCATTATCTAAGCAAGCTATTGCGGCTCAGAAAGCCGGTATTTCTGTCGGCCAGTATCGTGCAGCCATGCAAATGTTACCGGCGCAGATGACGGATATTGTCACTCAGTTGGCGGGTGGTCAGAATCCTTTTTTGATAATGATCCAACAGGGTGGTCAGATTAAGGATTCATTCGGTGGGCTGCGGGGGACGTTCTACGCTTTATCCAGCATAATCAATCCAGCCTATCTTGGTGTGGCGGCATTCGCTGGGGCTGTAGGCTATCTCGGTTATGAGGTTTACCAGTCGCATCAGCAGACTGAAACCTTCAATCAGTCGATCGCTAAAACTGGTAATATCAGCGGCCAAACCGCGAACGGGCTTAAGGGACTTACCGACCAAATCGCCAAAAATATCGATGTTAGCAAGTCTGCCGCCGCTGCCGCTGTTGCCCAGTCCAATGGTTTAGGGCTATCCGTTGAGCAAATAAAACTTGTTAGTGAAACTGCACTGTCTATGTCAAAGACTACCGGGCAGAGCGTTGAAGAGTTGGTTAAGCAACTAGGGAAAATTCCTCAAGACCCGCTCAAGTCATTTATTGATATCAACCAGCAATATAATTTCGCAAATCTGGCTCTTTATGAGCAAGTAAAGCAAATGATTGAACTGGGTGATAAAACTGGTGCTACAAAACTAATTCTTGATTCATTAAAGGATAGCCAGCAGCAATTCAGCGATAAAACCAAAGGAACAATGGAGGAAATATCAGGATTCTGGGATGGCCTGATTGAAAAGCTGAAAACTACCCAGTTTTGGTATGACAAGGTTGCACAGAATGCAACCACGGTAAAGCTTCCAGAGGTCCAGTTTGGCACCGGTTCTGCTGTATTTGACCGCATCAACCAGCAAATGAATGGCGGGAAGGTAGACGTTAACCCTTCGCGTACGATGGCGGAAAATTGGCAAAATATAGAGTCCAATGCATCTGGTTTGCTGGGATTTGTCAATGAAGTTAATGCCAAAACTCGCCAGTTTAATAAAGACCAAGTAGATGCAAACCAAAAAGCCGATGAGTTTTTGAAATCGGCCCGAACGCATGCGGAAATTCGTAACGATCTTGAGAAAAATTACAAGCGTCAGCTAGACGCAGGCTATATCTCTCAAGAGAAATACAATAAATTAATTTCGGCAGTTAATGAGAAATACAAAGATCCTAAACAGCGTGATGCTAAAACCCCTGCAGGGGATCGGGTGGAAGAAAACGCCCAAGCCGAGTTGCTTGCATTACAAACCCAACTGCGCGTATTGCAGCAGCATACTGGCATCAATGACACCATAAGCCAGCAGCGAAAGGAACTCTGGCAAGCCGAATCGAAGTTTTCCGTACTTGAAGAGGCCTCGCAAAGCCGCAAGTTGACAAAGCAGGAGCAATCCTTGTTAGCGAACAAGGGTCAAATCATTGCGTTGGCAGAGCAGAAAGCCATTCTTGGTGACCAGATCACAGCACAGGAGCGTTTAAACAAACTACAGGATACCGCTACCAAATATGCTACGCAGATGGCGGAAAAAACCAGTGCAATGAAAGCAGGAGCTGGCCTTAGCGACAGACAGGCACAGCGTCAAATGGAAGAGGCGCAACTTCGTCAGGGCTGGTTAAATAAGGGCGGAAATCTAAACGATCAGGGATTTAAAACAGAACTTGAAGCGCAGCGTAATTATTATGCTGAGCAGGATGCCATGCGCGAAGATTGGATATCCGGTGCCAAGAAATCACTGGCAAATTATGCGGAAGAGGCAACCAACTATAGCCGCATGGCGTCTGAGGCAACCACATCAATTCTTGATGGATCGGTTGATGCGATTTCTGGCGGTGTCATGGATATTCTCGATAATACAAAAACTGTTAGCGAGGGTGTAAAAAGCATATTCTCGGGTATTGGAGAAGCCATCATTCAGACGCTGATCAGGATGGGGGCGCAATGGCTGGTTTATCAGGCAGTACAGTTGGCGGTAGGTAAAGCGGGACAGGCTGCGGCTAGCAGCGGTTTAACTGCTAACGCTCAGGCTATGGCATTACAGGCACAGTTAGCTGCGTATGCTTCAACCGCGGCGATCCCTATTGTTGGCCCTGGTCTAGCTCCTATTGCGATGGCTACTGCGGCTGGTGTAACAGAACCTCTGGTGGCTGCGATTGCAGCGGTATCCTTGGCTGGTATGGCCCACTCTGGTATCGACAGCGTTCCGTCAACTGGAACATGGTTGTTGCAGAAAGGAGAACGTGTCGTTACCTCTCAAACGTCGGCAAAACTAGATCAGACATTGGATCAGGTAAAAAAATCCAGCGAGGATACCAGAGCATCAATTATTGCGGGTGGTTTAACCCAAAACATTAATGTGAATGGTAATCCTGATGATAGAACTATGGCTCTATTAGAGAATGCCGTAGCGCGTGGTGCAGAGAGAGGCTATCAAAAAGTGGCAAATCACTTGGCATCAGGACAAGGGCAGGTATCTAAAGCGCTTGGAGGTGGCTGGGCTACAGGAAGACGAAAGAGGTGA
- a CDS encoding phage tail tube protein — translation MASKTEPVKGAGTSLWIYGGTGNPYTNPQSDTGWTRLAKIKDLVPGEMTAESFDDTYLDDENADWASTAQGQKTAGDATFTLAWKPGEIGQQDLVDWFNEGDVRAYKIKYPNGAVDVFNGWVSSLGKNIPVKETITRTVKITNSGKPSLAEESSDSTVPVTGISVLPTSLELAVGQSADIAITIAPVNASDTTFTVGVTDTSKATASVSNSVVTVTGMAEGNTNIVIMTNDGKKTAIVPVIVTAE, via the coding sequence ATGGCTAGTAAAACAGAACCAGTCAAAGGGGCTGGTACATCGTTATGGATTTATGGTGGTACAGGTAATCCTTACACCAACCCGCAAAGTGATACGGGGTGGACCAGGCTAGCAAAAATCAAAGATTTGGTTCCTGGCGAAATGACAGCAGAATCATTCGATGATACTTACCTGGATGATGAAAATGCTGATTGGGCCAGCACAGCTCAGGGGCAGAAAACTGCTGGTGATGCCACTTTTACTCTTGCATGGAAACCTGGTGAAATTGGGCAACAAGACCTTGTTGATTGGTTCAACGAGGGGGATGTTCGGGCTTATAAAATCAAATATCCCAACGGTGCTGTAGATGTTTTCAATGGCTGGGTATCGTCTCTTGGGAAAAACATTCCGGTAAAAGAAACGATCACTCGCACTGTAAAAATCACTAATAGCGGTAAACCGTCGCTTGCTGAGGAATCCAGTGATTCTACGGTGCCAGTTACCGGGATTTCGGTACTACCTACATCACTTGAACTGGCAGTAGGCCAATCTGCTGATATTGCAATAACCATTGCTCCAGTTAATGCATCAGACACAACGTTTACTGTTGGTGTTACTGATACCAGTAAAGCAACGGCGTCCGTATCTAACTCGGTGGTTACTGTTACTGGGATGGCAGAAGGCAATACGAATATTGTGATTATGACTAATGACGGTAAAAAGACGGCCATTGTGCCTGTCATTGTCACTGCTGAATGA
- a CDS encoding outer membrane protein assembly factor BamE yields the protein MKKLLSAVLIVVSMLIITACAPTVQTVDYNQKSMLLSLGMSKNDVMQILGTPRRTDVNQERERWIYWNKSRYGYTIIDNENVATDRLVVTFIGGKVTKWGQQTLADDITENTQKIYQQVRENPQTVIIKNQ from the coding sequence ATGAAAAAACTTCTTTCTGCCGTATTAATTGTCGTTTCGATGTTAATTATTACCGCCTGCGCACCCACTGTTCAGACTGTTGATTACAACCAAAAATCAATGCTTCTTTCATTGGGTATGAGTAAAAATGATGTAATGCAAATTTTAGGAACACCTCGCAGAACCGATGTTAATCAGGAACGGGAACGTTGGATTTATTGGAATAAATCCCGTTACGGATACACAATAATCGATAATGAAAATGTCGCTACAGATAGACTGGTAGTTACATTTATTGGTGGAAAAGTAACAAAGTGGGGGCAACAAACTTTAGCTGATGATATAACTGAAAATACGCAAAAGATATACCAACAAGTCCGTGAGAACCCTCAAACAGTTATCATAAAAAATCAATGA
- a CDS encoding nitrite transporter, translating to MINIDKYRSVEWQKGGRVFPKLDCFGIVNEVRRDLGLAPWPEFHGVTKDDNGLDREAKALMHQLTVCAPVNGAGIACYSGSMVTHVAVVIELYGILHAIECNPKNNVTITPLSRFARRFVKVEYYQ from the coding sequence ATGATCAACATTGATAAATACCGTTCTGTCGAATGGCAGAAGGGAGGACGCGTTTTCCCAAAACTTGACTGCTTTGGCATCGTGAATGAGGTACGTCGCGATCTCGGTTTAGCTCCTTGGCCGGAGTTTCATGGTGTGACTAAAGACGATAATGGCCTCGATCGAGAAGCTAAAGCGTTAATGCATCAACTTACGGTTTGTGCGCCGGTTAATGGTGCAGGTATCGCATGCTATAGCGGCAGTATGGTTACTCATGTTGCTGTCGTGATTGAACTCTATGGCATTCTCCACGCCATAGAGTGCAATCCCAAAAACAACGTAACGATTACGCCGTTAAGTCGTTTTGCTCGTCGTTTTGTCAAAGTGGAGTATTACCAGTGA
- a CDS encoding host specificity factor TipJ family phage tail protein, translating into MKNVTGWQFEMTHPIAVEVDGIPVPPDHWPLCVIKQDNDVRMYPVPYGIELGIVGWIAVAVAAVSVAYALFMMNSMNTSGYAQSGNGDQLELNPAKANSAKLGDPIREIFGRYKVWPDYVVQPVSRFVEKKKYVTHMLLCIGAGEHSILRSGIRIGATPVSSFGDDVQYTIYPPGADVSADERSENWYNAPEVGGTNAGTAGLDLGSSGPETTSVNADAVTVSGSSISLTGETTESNPVIPESWEEGTIIYVRAPDDFNVSTVSGYNVISGPLDELAPYVGMPVILDYNDKDFSLFIASFSPAEEVDPDDNLSVASPAKITLAYGSETGVAFNGIPTGVQRLTVGTSDFRYRITEIDGVTISVVRVIDVTTTVTDPDTGEETTTKATEVDPSWSGFIERTMLDASVTGLNDEYNWLGPYMACPDSETTNRFEINFAFTSGLCSYDNKGNKGGAGVTVAIQYRVVGDDEWTEKSIYYADASEDAVGFTEVFDFPVAGQIEVRCRRATATAGGSTRDLVYWQALRSRLSKRPSGYADVTTIALTVRTGNRIAAQSDRRVNVVATREYDGYVNRSISGALYHVMDSLGISADTEAIDALESNYWTPRGETFDFEANESNKSALDILQAITNAGMGYFLLSNGLASAGREGIKPWTGVITPQEMTEPMQTAFSAPSVDDYDGVDVTYIDGTTWAEETVQCRTENNPTPRKVEDYKLDGVLDKDRAYRIGMRRLMAYLHQRLTHTTTTELDALCYEYKDRVIMTDDIPGSNTISCLITEMHYDDNVITLAVSESLDWDFENPRVLIRHQDGSASALLTPTRIDDYTLTVSNSDALAPSEWIMDDPCIEPPRLIFCSSSRVGYDAIIDSIEPDSDGTCGVTAKLYSSLIYQHDDAQYPGDTDNTSEN; encoded by the coding sequence ATGAAAAACGTAACAGGGTGGCAGTTTGAGATGACGCATCCGATTGCGGTTGAGGTGGATGGCATACCTGTCCCCCCAGATCACTGGCCGTTATGTGTTATCAAGCAAGATAACGATGTGCGCATGTACCCAGTGCCTTATGGTATTGAACTCGGTATTGTCGGGTGGATCGCGGTTGCCGTTGCTGCAGTGTCTGTTGCCTATGCGCTGTTCATGATGAATAGCATGAATACGAGCGGCTATGCGCAAAGTGGAAATGGTGATCAGCTTGAATTAAACCCGGCAAAAGCCAACTCAGCAAAGTTGGGCGATCCGATCCGCGAAATTTTCGGTCGCTACAAAGTCTGGCCAGATTACGTGGTTCAGCCGGTAAGCCGCTTTGTTGAAAAGAAAAAATACGTTACGCACATGCTCCTGTGTATCGGAGCTGGAGAGCATTCAATTCTACGCTCTGGGATAAGAATCGGCGCTACACCGGTATCGTCATTCGGCGATGATGTTCAGTACACCATCTATCCACCCGGTGCTGATGTATCCGCTGATGAGCGTTCAGAGAACTGGTACAACGCGCCAGAAGTCGGGGGGACTAACGCTGGCACTGCTGGCCTCGATCTTGGCTCAAGTGGGCCAGAAACCACATCAGTTAATGCAGACGCGGTCACTGTATCTGGTTCGTCAATCTCATTAACTGGCGAAACGACTGAATCCAATCCTGTAATTCCAGAATCGTGGGAAGAGGGGACGATTATTTATGTCCGTGCCCCTGACGATTTTAATGTCAGCACCGTAAGTGGATATAACGTAATCAGTGGCCCTCTGGATGAATTGGCCCCTTATGTCGGTATGCCTGTCATTCTCGACTATAACGACAAGGATTTTTCCCTATTTATTGCCAGCTTTTCCCCTGCGGAAGAGGTCGATCCTGATGATAATTTAAGTGTCGCGTCACCTGCAAAAATCACTCTGGCTTACGGTAGTGAAACGGGTGTCGCGTTTAATGGCATACCAACAGGCGTTCAACGGCTGACAGTAGGCACATCTGATTTCCGTTATCGCATCACAGAAATCGATGGTGTGACGATCAGTGTTGTCCGTGTCATCGATGTAACGACGACAGTAACCGATCCAGATACTGGAGAGGAGACTACAACAAAAGCAACAGAGGTTGACCCGTCGTGGTCTGGTTTTATCGAGCGAACAATGTTGGATGCGTCAGTGACAGGACTGAATGACGAATACAACTGGTTGGGGCCATACATGGCATGTCCAGATAGTGAAACGACTAATCGATTTGAGATTAATTTTGCGTTTACGAGTGGGCTGTGTTCTTACGATAACAAGGGTAACAAAGGTGGAGCCGGCGTTACAGTTGCTATTCAGTATCGTGTAGTCGGCGATGATGAGTGGACTGAAAAATCGATATATTATGCAGATGCATCAGAAGATGCAGTAGGTTTTACCGAAGTTTTCGATTTTCCCGTAGCGGGACAGATTGAAGTTCGTTGCCGAAGAGCAACGGCAACGGCAGGCGGCTCTACTCGTGACTTGGTTTACTGGCAAGCGTTGCGCTCTCGCCTTAGTAAAAGACCGAGCGGCTATGCGGATGTCACAACCATTGCACTGACAGTACGCACCGGAAACCGTATTGCAGCGCAGTCCGATCGACGCGTAAACGTTGTGGCTACGCGCGAATACGATGGGTACGTTAATCGTAGTATCAGTGGTGCTCTGTATCACGTCATGGATAGCCTCGGTATTTCTGCAGATACCGAGGCTATTGATGCACTTGAGAGTAATTACTGGACGCCGCGTGGCGAGACGTTTGATTTTGAAGCCAATGAGAGCAATAAATCAGCGCTAGATATTCTCCAAGCCATCACAAACGCTGGGATGGGCTATTTTCTCCTGTCTAATGGTTTGGCTTCTGCCGGGCGTGAGGGAATTAAGCCATGGACTGGGGTGATCACCCCCCAGGAAATGACAGAGCCAATGCAAACCGCTTTTTCTGCGCCGTCAGTTGACGACTATGACGGCGTTGATGTGACGTATATCGACGGCACAACTTGGGCAGAGGAAACCGTTCAGTGCCGTACGGAGAATAACCCCACACCTCGCAAGGTTGAGGATTACAAACTGGATGGTGTTCTGGATAAAGACCGCGCGTACCGCATCGGTATGCGCCGTTTGATGGCATACCTGCACCAACGGCTAACCCATACAACGACGACAGAACTGGATGCACTGTGCTACGAGTACAAGGACCGAGTCATCATGACTGATGACATTCCTGGCAGTAACACTATCAGTTGTCTCATCACCGAAATGCACTATGACGATAACGTGATCACGTTGGCTGTAAGTGAATCACTGGATTGGGATTTTGAAAATCCGCGTGTGTTAATCAGGCATCAAGACGGCTCTGCATCTGCATTGCTGACACCAACCCGCATTGATGATTACACACTAACTGTGTCTAACAGTGACGCGTTAGCACCGTCAGAATGGATCATGGACGACCCGTGTATTGAACCTCCGCGCCTGATTTTTTGTTCATCATCACGCGTTGGATACGATGCGATTATTGATTCTATTGAGCCAGATTCAGACGGGACGTGCGGAGTAACAGCCAAGCTGTATAGCTCGTTAATTTATCAGCATGACGACGCCCAGTATCCAGGTGACACGGATAATACGTCAGAAAATTAA
- a CDS encoding DinI-like family protein, protein MFVELIYDKRNVSSIRNAHSLIEGELTKRVHRVFPDAAVKAKAMQANGINTDASKSDKSIIARVVEEMFDESNDWLID, encoded by the coding sequence ATGTTTGTTGAACTGATCTACGATAAACGCAACGTATCCAGCATCCGCAATGCTCACTCACTAATTGAAGGCGAGCTAACAAAGCGAGTTCACAGAGTCTTTCCAGATGCCGCAGTGAAAGCAAAGGCGATGCAGGCGAACGGCATCAATACCGACGCGAGCAAATCTGATAAATCGATCATCGCTCGCGTTGTAGAAGAAATGTTCGATGAGTCCAATGATTGGTTGATCGACTAA
- a CDS encoding GDSL-type esterase/lipase family protein, whose protein sequence is MTTYNTGNPLGSAAAKDLYDNAENLDVFFNDTQHELLPDRLGVQRKTWFGMQQMFIRAMSKMGWVPMPDVSFETGATLSDSTQALQHSDNNYYAWHGVFPKIVPAGSSPDSTGGIGSGAWANVTDLTLRSALSQPDGFQFVGGTQIARITLSAAKQFNGFLDGQQVFITDIGYLFKFNATRNIIPGQPASAIATDDELHKLVASGGMLEFDDYDKLRGLESRNYSKYLSRLRTNKSIELVAYGDSITWGQRPDGGQYPLNYPVQIAQTMSTRTQSAWSAQNMAAQGDRALTNYVRNINDGTTGHISTIMLGVNDIKSATNNGNNPADIDGDSLYGVKNYAVVMRKFVARELLRGRCVVVLGMTQWVSGANLSPMGNMTECYLSETYNAAANAVASEFGCMFVDTMKDVIQQFGISESCHDGIHLRADFLEIIGKRFACVFMHIDYKNPRKIRHGDVFIPGFFQNPISSNRTIIRSEFTNGSSPPLGGGTDNPEAIGVMLPNDDLGGSVTFAIYVDEDNVVAFPSINPDGKPFSLDLIIDDGATQPDYPSDVEIIPVLRDRQYIVSGRSISGSGLRNRTTEKYTVQRVNGCYMHVTTRGWHMLTFAAGQNAGVAAIEGVIFDSWANVRNNDVFGGVSGMLFRRGVASTMTGFVNACTSEATGVFDVTISNLVPENYRVEVEYTEDATLIHHRVIFKAEGSFRIQFYNAAGALVNPTSFRATVIGGR, encoded by the coding sequence ATGACCACCTATAACACAGGCAATCCACTTGGTTCAGCCGCAGCAAAAGATCTATACGATAACGCCGAGAATCTTGATGTGTTTTTTAACGACACTCAACATGAGTTGTTACCTGATCGCCTCGGAGTTCAACGTAAAACGTGGTTCGGCATGCAGCAGATGTTTATTCGTGCTATGTCTAAAATGGGCTGGGTGCCAATGCCGGATGTTTCATTTGAAACCGGAGCGACACTGAGTGATTCAACGCAGGCTCTCCAGCATAGTGATAATAATTATTACGCGTGGCATGGAGTATTTCCTAAAATTGTTCCAGCGGGGTCATCGCCAGATAGTACCGGTGGGATCGGAAGTGGCGCATGGGCAAACGTAACTGATTTAACATTACGCTCGGCTCTCTCTCAACCAGATGGATTTCAATTTGTGGGCGGTACACAGATTGCGCGAATAACGTTATCTGCTGCTAAACAATTTAATGGTTTTTTAGATGGACAGCAGGTATTTATCACTGATATCGGCTATCTATTCAAATTTAACGCTACACGTAACATCATCCCTGGCCAGCCAGCGTCTGCGATCGCAACTGACGACGAACTGCATAAACTAGTCGCCAGCGGTGGCATGCTTGAGTTTGACGATTACGATAAGTTACGCGGGCTTGAGTCGCGGAATTACTCTAAATATCTGTCCCGATTACGGACCAACAAATCGATTGAACTGGTGGCATACGGCGACAGTATCACATGGGGGCAGCGTCCAGACGGCGGGCAGTACCCGTTGAACTATCCAGTGCAGATCGCGCAGACTATGTCTACTCGCACGCAGTCGGCATGGTCAGCTCAAAACATGGCGGCACAAGGCGATCGTGCGCTGACAAACTACGTGCGGAATATCAATGACGGCACGACGGGGCATATTTCTACAATCATGCTCGGCGTTAATGACATCAAATCCGCCACGAACAACGGAAATAACCCCGCAGATATCGACGGTGATTCGCTATACGGCGTCAAAAATTATGCAGTAGTGATGCGAAAATTCGTGGCGCGCGAGCTGCTGCGCGGCCGCTGCGTTGTGGTGTTAGGCATGACGCAATGGGTTAGCGGTGCGAACCTGTCCCCGATGGGGAATATGACAGAATGTTATCTATCTGAGACATACAATGCCGCAGCTAATGCTGTCGCTAGTGAGTTCGGGTGCATGTTCGTAGACACGATGAAGGATGTGATTCAACAATTTGGCATCAGCGAGTCGTGTCACGATGGAATTCATCTTCGTGCCGATTTTCTTGAAATAATCGGCAAGCGTTTTGCGTGCGTATTCATGCACATAGACTATAAAAATCCTCGTAAGATACGCCACGGTGATGTGTTTATACCCGGATTTTTTCAGAATCCAATATCATCAAATCGCACGATAATACGCAGCGAGTTCACGAACGGCTCATCGCCCCCACTAGGCGGCGGCACAGACAATCCTGAGGCGATCGGTGTAATGTTGCCTAATGACGATCTTGGCGGCAGTGTGACGTTCGCAATTTATGTTGATGAAGATAATGTGGTGGCATTTCCATCGATAAATCCCGATGGTAAGCCTTTTTCATTGGATCTGATAATCGACGATGGCGCTACACAGCCGGATTATCCTTCTGACGTTGAAATCATTCCTGTTCTTCGTGACCGTCAATACATAGTCTCCGGTCGATCAATCAGTGGGTCGGGGCTGCGTAATCGCACAACTGAAAAATATACAGTTCAGCGTGTAAATGGCTGCTACATGCACGTTACTACGCGCGGCTGGCACATGCTTACGTTCGCCGCAGGCCAGAACGCAGGTGTTGCGGCAATCGAAGGTGTCATTTTTGATAGCTGGGCAAACGTCCGCAATAATGATGTGTTTGGTGGTGTTTCAGGGATGTTGTTCAGGCGGGGTGTCGCCAGCACAATGACCGGATTTGTGAACGCGTGTACGTCAGAAGCGACAGGTGTGTTTGATGTGACAATCAGTAATCTTGTACCTGAAAATTATCGCGTCGAAGTCGAGTACACCGAAGACGCAACGCTCATTCATCATCGAGTGATATTTAAAGCCGAGGGGTCGTTCCGCATCCAGTTCTATAACGCCGCTGGTGCGCTAGTTAACCCGACTTCATTTAGAGCTACCGTGATCGGCGGAAGATAG
- a CDS encoding phage tail assembly protein T has translation MRLAREFRRPDWRGMLAEISATEFMEWIDFFGEKPFMDSLIDAEFSNLTATIVTLISGKTDLNIDDFSLFSDRREMVERTDDELMLLSEGLIGGMRYEPTSG, from the coding sequence ATGCGGTTGGCCCGTGAGTTCCGTCGTCCTGACTGGCGTGGAATGTTAGCAGAAATATCGGCTACCGAGTTTATGGAATGGATTGATTTTTTCGGCGAAAAACCATTTATGGACTCGCTGATTGATGCCGAGTTTTCAAACCTTACCGCAACTATTGTGACATTAATTTCAGGAAAAACAGACCTGAATATTGATGATTTTAGCTTGTTTTCTGATCGGCGAGAGATGGTTGAGCGCACAGATGATGAACTGATGTTACTTAGCGAAGGATTGATAGGGGGGATGCGTTATGAGCCAACCAGTGGGTGA
- a CDS encoding DUF1833 family protein translates to MTILNRLYASSGSEVIIDTLQINVGGYIYYLTKGWDDITVTLEDGETATFLASAIDIALPARNADGTQDLKFAISNIDGIVSNSILSALENLNGATVTYRRYISTDLSAPAVNPFTMAIKSGYWTAVEVQITAGYMNVLDTAWPRYRYTLPNFPGLRYLS, encoded by the coding sequence ATGACGATTCTAAATCGCCTGTACGCTTCCAGTGGCAGCGAGGTGATTATCGATACCTTGCAAATAAACGTTGGGGGCTATATTTATTACCTTACAAAAGGGTGGGATGACATAACAGTAACATTAGAAGATGGAGAAACAGCCACGTTTCTTGCAAGTGCGATCGATATAGCGCTCCCTGCTCGTAATGCAGACGGAACGCAGGATTTGAAATTCGCTATCAGCAACATTGATGGAATAGTTTCCAACTCAATTCTATCGGCACTTGAAAACCTTAATGGCGCTACTGTGACATATAGGCGTTATATATCGACAGACCTTTCTGCACCTGCAGTGAATCCATTCACTATGGCCATCAAAAGCGGCTACTGGACTGCTGTTGAGGTACAAATCACCGCTGGCTACATGAATGTTTTGGATACCGCATGGCCGCGTTATCGTTACACGCTGCCAAATTTTCCCGGCTTACGCTACTTATCTTAA
- the gpG gene encoding phage tail assembly chaperone G, which yields MFLKKENTDIGGNQVNLSELSGLQRIEYLEYLTEIQKASKSFEVLPDAEKGAKYLRLNLDVNAWLISRSLWHDDKTKPAEQLKDEVLSSWSPNNIYIAAAKVMSLSGLNKTQDEESPPGLNESTEGENSKEIVPAEKY from the coding sequence ATGTTTTTGAAAAAAGAAAATACTGACATTGGCGGTAATCAGGTTAATTTAAGCGAGCTTTCAGGATTGCAGCGCATTGAATATCTTGAGTATTTAACAGAAATTCAAAAGGCGAGTAAATCCTTTGAAGTATTACCCGATGCGGAAAAGGGGGCAAAATACTTGCGCCTTAATCTTGATGTGAATGCCTGGCTTATTTCTCGCTCACTTTGGCATGACGATAAAACCAAACCGGCTGAACAATTGAAAGACGAAGTATTGTCGTCATGGTCACCGAATAATATCTATATTGCTGCGGCTAAGGTCATGTCGCTAAGTGGACTGAATAAAACCCAAGATGAAGAGTCTCCCCCTGGCCTCAATGAATCCACTGAGGGAGAAAATTCGAAAGAGATTGTACCAGCGGAAAAGTATTAA